Proteins found in one Primulina eburnea isolate SZY01 chromosome 16, ASM2296580v1, whole genome shotgun sequence genomic segment:
- the LOC140817532 gene encoding membrane protein of ER body-like protein isoform X2, producing the protein MLYNNLSPHGTKDTAKEQSEAYTKVELNGSKLSKENQLNGESGVSGKKLQEKTQITCEESAQDPVISSQKGGLKLMVSPNDAPLAHEKSEDKINNQRVRKEIPGKDTVISIGTPSASEIEQGITVSEETVGERLPPAQIGVTLSERTEVNNDFAIEVVKSIVYGGLAESITSLSVLSSAAGADITTLNILALGLANLIGGFSVICHNLCKLRSDRRDQHSDQVSHQVTDQKDRYGELLGRRENFLLHTVVVILSYLMVGLLPAVVYGFSFRVNDDKGLKLVVGGATSYLCITVLAIGKAYVCRPPKKYVKTVVPYVVLGFEASGISYVAGVLIKRILEKLCLFQSSSAANLILSKMAHKDSAWARY; encoded by the exons ATGCTTTATAACAATTTATCTCCACATGGTACAAAAGATACCGCAAAAGAGCAGTCTGAAGCATACACAAAGGTTGAATTGAATGGATCAAAGCTAAGCAAAGAAAACCAACTCAATGGTGAATCTGGTGTATCAGGAAAAAAACTTCAAGAGAAGACTCAAATTACATGTGAAGAATCTGCACAGGATCCAGTTATATCTTCACAAAAAGGTGGATTAAAGTTAATGGTCTCCCCAAATGATGCTCCACTAGCACATGAGAAATCAGAGGACAAAATAAACAATCAGAGAGTACGAAAGGAAATCCCAG GCAAGGATACTGTGATATCTATAGGTACACCTTCAGCTTCTGAAATAGAGCAAGGTATAACTGTTTCGGAAGAAACAGTGGGTGAGCGATTACCACCTGCTCAAATCGGTGTTACTCTGAGTGAAAGGACAGAGGTGAATAATGATTTTGCAATTGAAGTGGTCAAAAGCATAGTATATggtggattggctgaatcaatTACCAGCCTAAGTGTACTGTCATCCGCAGCTGGTGCGGATATTACCACAT TAAATATTCTAGCACTGGGATTGGCCAATCTGATTGGGGGATTTTCTGTCATTTGTCACAAT CTTTGCAAACTAAGAAGTGATCGAAGAGATCAACATTCAGATCAAGTTTCTCATCAAGTAACTGATCAAAAGGATCGCTATGGAGAACTCCTGGGCAGAAGGGAGAATTTCTTACTTCATACCGTGGTTGTTATACTATCATACCTCATGGTTGGCTTGTTGCCTGCTGTGGTCTATGGTTTCTCATTCCGAGTGAACGATGACAAGGGGCTCAAGCTGGTCGTTGGGGGAGCAACTTCTTACCTGTGCATTACCGTTCTAGCTATTGGGAAGGCTTATGTGTGTAGACCCCCCAAGAAATATGTGAAAACAGTCGTGCCTTATGTTGTATTGGGATTTGAGGCCTCGGGCATTTCATATGTTGCTGGTGTATTAATCAAAAGAATTCTGGAGAAACTTTGTCTGTTCCAATCAAGTTCAGCTGCCAATCTGATTCTCTCTAAGATGGCTCATAAAGACTCTGCATGGGCTAGATATTAA
- the LOC140817532 gene encoding membrane protein of ER body-like protein isoform X1 — translation MKILSVTKQNLQMSPSQASDVELAEDDTGRETGSVLYRCLSCFSLFIPTGNGSKLFRIFGDKNGKENVRNEQVPLPSIKKKWFASNNQGKIVEQDTAKEQSEAYTKVELNGSKLSKENQLNGESGVSGKKLQEKTQITCEESAQDPVISSQKGGLKLMVSPNDAPLAHEKSEDKINNQRVRKEIPGKDTVISIGTPSASEIEQGITVSEETVGERLPPAQIGVTLSERTEVNNDFAIEVVKSIVYGGLAESITSLSVLSSAAGADITTLNILALGLANLIGGFSVICHNLCKLRSDRRDQHSDQVSHQVTDQKDRYGELLGRRENFLLHTVVVILSYLMVGLLPAVVYGFSFRVNDDKGLKLVVGGATSYLCITVLAIGKAYVCRPPKKYVKTVVPYVVLGFEASGISYVAGVLIKRILEKLCLFQSSSAANLILSKMAHKDSAWARY, via the exons ATGAAGATTTTAAGCGTAACAAAACAGAATCTGCAGATGTCTCCAAGTCAGGCATCTGATGTTGAATTAGCCGAAGATGACACTGGTCGAGAAACAGGGAGTGTTCTATACAGATGCTTATCTTGCTTCAGCCTTTTCATTCCAACAG GGAATGGATCCAAGTTGTTTCGGATATTTGGAGATAAAAATGGGAAAGAAAACGTACGAAATGAACAAGTACCATTACCAAGCATAAAAAAGAAGTGGTTTGCATCAAATAACCAGGGGAAAATAGTTGAGCAAG ATACCGCAAAAGAGCAGTCTGAAGCATACACAAAGGTTGAATTGAATGGATCAAAGCTAAGCAAAGAAAACCAACTCAATGGTGAATCTGGTGTATCAGGAAAAAAACTTCAAGAGAAGACTCAAATTACATGTGAAGAATCTGCACAGGATCCAGTTATATCTTCACAAAAAGGTGGATTAAAGTTAATGGTCTCCCCAAATGATGCTCCACTAGCACATGAGAAATCAGAGGACAAAATAAACAATCAGAGAGTACGAAAGGAAATCCCAG GCAAGGATACTGTGATATCTATAGGTACACCTTCAGCTTCTGAAATAGAGCAAGGTATAACTGTTTCGGAAGAAACAGTGGGTGAGCGATTACCACCTGCTCAAATCGGTGTTACTCTGAGTGAAAGGACAGAGGTGAATAATGATTTTGCAATTGAAGTGGTCAAAAGCATAGTATATggtggattggctgaatcaatTACCAGCCTAAGTGTACTGTCATCCGCAGCTGGTGCGGATATTACCACAT TAAATATTCTAGCACTGGGATTGGCCAATCTGATTGGGGGATTTTCTGTCATTTGTCACAAT CTTTGCAAACTAAGAAGTGATCGAAGAGATCAACATTCAGATCAAGTTTCTCATCAAGTAACTGATCAAAAGGATCGCTATGGAGAACTCCTGGGCAGAAGGGAGAATTTCTTACTTCATACCGTGGTTGTTATACTATCATACCTCATGGTTGGCTTGTTGCCTGCTGTGGTCTATGGTTTCTCATTCCGAGTGAACGATGACAAGGGGCTCAAGCTGGTCGTTGGGGGAGCAACTTCTTACCTGTGCATTACCGTTCTAGCTATTGGGAAGGCTTATGTGTGTAGACCCCCCAAGAAATATGTGAAAACAGTCGTGCCTTATGTTGTATTGGGATTTGAGGCCTCGGGCATTTCATATGTTGCTGGTGTATTAATCAAAAGAATTCTGGAGAAACTTTGTCTGTTCCAATCAAGTTCAGCTGCCAATCTGATTCTCTCTAAGATGGCTCATAAAGACTCTGCATGGGCTAGATATTAA